A portion of the Segatella copri DSM 18205 genome contains these proteins:
- a CDS encoding HD family phosphohydrolase gives MSIFNNPEENYWRNFATKTVLILITVAIIVWFLPRNEGRMFRYDVGKPWMYGSVIAKFDFPIYKTDEAIKREQDSLMKQFQPYYSVNESIGSEQVSRFLHDFSQGVPGLPKEYVGLIAHQLQRLYQTGIIATTEYNRIYKDSTSMIRIINGKNVKSVPIGSFYSTIAAYERIFYDEKLATQRQLLSRCNLNNYVEANVIYDKERSEAEKADMMSSIPLASGMVMSGQKIVDRGEVITNNTYRVLNSFDKEMKRRSSTQEELTTTIIGQVLFIFILVMLFTSYLSLFRKDYFDKPRSITMLYAMITLFPIFVSLMMKHNFFSVYIIPFAMAPIFVRVFMDSRTAFISHVTMILICAAAVKYQYEFIIVQLVAGLVAIYSLRELSKRSQIFITALLVTIASGVVYLALQLMQDNQVFNVDASMYTYFTVNGIFLLLSYPLMYIIEKMFGFTSNVTLFELSNTNKGLLRNLSEIAPGTFQHSITVGNLAAEIANRIRANSLLVRTGALYHDIGKMTNPVFFTENQAGVNPHDQLSDLESAQIIISHVSEGLKMAEKVGLPGIIKDFITTHHGTGITKYFYINYCNAHPTEVIDKSQFQYPGPNPFTREQAILMMADTVEAASRSLNEYTEESISNLVNKLIDEQVADGFFKECPITFRDIALAKQVLIERLKAIYHTRISYPHLNVKQNAGKKTSQESKEQE, from the coding sequence ATGAGCATATTTAACAACCCAGAAGAGAACTATTGGCGCAATTTCGCCACAAAAACGGTTTTGATATTAATTACCGTTGCTATCATTGTTTGGTTCCTTCCTCGCAACGAAGGAAGGATGTTCCGGTACGATGTTGGAAAGCCATGGATGTATGGTTCCGTCATCGCAAAATTTGACTTTCCGATCTATAAGACCGATGAAGCCATCAAGCGTGAACAGGATTCGCTGATGAAGCAATTCCAACCTTATTATTCTGTCAATGAATCCATCGGCAGCGAACAGGTGAGCCGTTTCCTGCACGACTTCAGCCAAGGTGTACCAGGTTTGCCAAAAGAATATGTGGGACTCATAGCCCACCAGCTTCAGCGCCTTTATCAGACCGGCATCATCGCTACCACGGAATATAATCGTATCTACAAAGATTCTACCAGTATGATACGAATAATCAACGGAAAGAATGTGAAGAGCGTACCTATCGGTTCGTTCTACTCTACTATTGCCGCTTACGAACGCATCTTCTACGATGAGAAACTGGCAACCCAGCGACAGCTTTTATCCCGTTGCAACCTTAACAATTATGTTGAAGCTAACGTCATATATGATAAGGAAAGAAGCGAGGCCGAGAAAGCCGACATGATGAGCAGCATTCCACTGGCAAGCGGAATGGTGATGAGCGGACAGAAGATTGTGGATCGTGGCGAAGTGATTACGAACAACACCTATCGGGTGCTCAATTCATTCGATAAGGAGATGAAGCGCCGCAGTTCTACCCAGGAAGAGCTGACAACCACTATCATCGGACAGGTACTGTTTATCTTCATTCTTGTCATGCTGTTTACCTCTTATCTCTCACTTTTCAGAAAAGACTATTTTGATAAGCCGCGCAGCATTACCATGCTTTATGCGATGATTACGCTGTTCCCAATCTTTGTGTCACTCATGATGAAACACAATTTCTTCAGTGTCTATATCATCCCATTTGCCATGGCGCCTATCTTCGTACGTGTGTTTATGGACTCGCGTACAGCCTTTATCAGCCACGTTACGATGATTCTCATTTGTGCAGCAGCAGTAAAGTACCAATACGAGTTTATCATCGTACAGCTGGTAGCTGGTCTTGTTGCTATTTACAGTTTGCGTGAACTCAGCAAGCGCTCACAGATATTCATCACAGCCCTGTTGGTAACTATAGCCAGCGGTGTAGTATATCTTGCCCTTCAGCTGATGCAGGACAACCAGGTGTTCAACGTAGATGCCAGCATGTATACCTACTTTACCGTAAACGGCATCTTCCTGCTACTCTCTTATCCGCTCATGTACATTATAGAAAAGATGTTTGGATTTACATCTAATGTTACACTTTTCGAGTTGTCAAATACCAACAAGGGATTACTTCGCAACCTGAGTGAGATTGCTCCAGGCACCTTCCAGCATTCTATCACCGTAGGTAACCTGGCAGCAGAGATTGCCAACCGCATCAGAGCCAACAGTCTTCTGGTACGTACCGGAGCACTCTATCATGATATCGGTAAGATGACTAACCCTGTTTTCTTCACAGAGAATCAGGCGGGCGTTAATCCTCACGACCAGTTAAGCGACCTTGAGAGTGCACAGATTATCATAAGCCATGTTTCAGAAGGTCTGAAGATGGCAGAGAAGGTGGGTCTGCCAGGCATCATAAAGGATTTCATCACTACTCATCACGGAACGGGCATCACCAAGTATTTCTATATTAATTACTGTAATGCTCACCCTACAGAGGTGATTGACAAGTCACAGTTCCAATATCCTGGTCCGAACCCATTTACCCGCGAACAGGCCATCCTGATGATGGCAGATACGGTTGAAGCGGCTTCGCGCTCTCTGAACGAATATACTGAAGAAAGCATCAGTAACCTCGTCAATAAACTCATCGACGAACAGGTGGCAGATGGTTTCTTCAAGGAGTGCCCTATCACGTTCCGAGACATCGCTCTCGCTAAGCAGGTACTCATCGAACGACTCAAGGCTATTTACCATACTCGCATTTCATATCCTCACTTAAACGTAAAACAGAATGCCGGCAAAAAGACGAGTCAGGAGTCTAAAGAACAAGAGTAA
- the gltX gene encoding glutamate--tRNA ligase — MADRKVRVRFAPSPTGALHIGGVRTALYNYLFARQHGGELVFRIEDTDSHRFVPGAEEYILESFKWLGIQFDEGVSFGGEHGPYRQSERRDIYKQYVQQLLDNDKAYIAFDTPEELEAKRAEIQNFQYDAHTRMQMRNSLTLSKEEVDKLIADGKQYTVRFKIEPGQEIHVNDMIRGDVKVMSDILDDKVLYKSADELPTYHLANIVDDHLMEISHVIRGEEWLPSAPLHVLLYKAFGWEDTMPRFAHLPLLLKPEGKGKLSKRDGDRLGFPVFPLEWHDPKTGEVSSGYRESGYFPEAVVNFLALLGWNPGTEQEIFSLDELVKAFDISRCSKAGAKFDFKKGIWFNHEYILMKSDDEIANLFAPIVANNGVEEPLDRVKQVVHMMKDRVNFVYELWPLCSFFFIAPTEYDAKTAKKRWKEYSAQQMTELADVLEGIEDFSIEGQEPVVMKWVEDKGYKLGDVMNAFRLTLVGEGKGPGMFDISAFLGKEETLRRLRKAIEVLG, encoded by the coding sequence ATGGCAGATAGAAAAGTAAGGGTGCGTTTTGCCCCTAGTCCAACGGGTGCATTGCACATTGGCGGTGTTCGTACCGCTCTGTATAATTATTTGTTTGCTCGCCAACATGGAGGTGAGCTGGTGTTCCGTATTGAGGATACAGATTCTCATCGTTTCGTGCCTGGAGCCGAAGAATATATCCTGGAATCTTTCAAGTGGCTGGGTATCCAGTTTGACGAGGGTGTAAGTTTCGGTGGAGAGCATGGACCTTATCGCCAGAGTGAACGTCGTGATATCTATAAGCAGTATGTTCAGCAGCTCCTGGATAATGATAAGGCGTATATTGCTTTTGATACTCCTGAGGAGTTGGAAGCGAAACGTGCCGAAATCCAGAATTTCCAGTATGATGCTCATACTCGTATGCAGATGCGCAACTCTCTGACTCTTTCTAAGGAAGAGGTTGATAAACTGATTGCTGACGGAAAACAGTATACTGTACGTTTCAAGATTGAACCGGGACAGGAAATTCACGTGAACGATATGATTCGTGGTGATGTGAAGGTAATGAGTGATATCCTGGATGATAAGGTACTTTATAAGAGTGCTGATGAATTGCCAACTTATCACCTGGCAAATATCGTAGACGACCACCTGATGGAAATCTCTCATGTAATCCGTGGTGAGGAGTGGTTGCCTAGTGCGCCTTTGCACGTACTTCTTTATAAGGCTTTCGGTTGGGAAGATACCATGCCTCGTTTTGCGCATCTTCCTTTGCTTCTTAAGCCTGAAGGTAAAGGTAAGCTGAGTAAGCGTGATGGCGACCGCCTCGGTTTCCCGGTATTCCCGTTGGAGTGGCATGATCCTAAGACTGGCGAGGTTTCTTCCGGTTATCGTGAGAGTGGCTACTTCCCAGAGGCTGTAGTCAACTTCCTGGCGCTCCTCGGCTGGAATCCTGGTACAGAACAGGAAATCTTCTCTCTTGATGAACTGGTGAAGGCTTTTGATATTTCACGTTGCTCTAAGGCTGGTGCCAAGTTCGACTTCAAGAAGGGAATCTGGTTCAACCACGAATACATTCTCATGAAGAGCGATGATGAAATAGCTAACCTCTTTGCCCCTATTGTTGCCAACAATGGTGTAGAGGAACCTCTGGACCGCGTAAAGCAGGTGGTACACATGATGAAGGATCGTGTGAACTTTGTCTATGAACTGTGGCCATTGTGTTCTTTCTTCTTCATTGCTCCTACAGAGTATGATGCTAAGACAGCCAAGAAGCGCTGGAAGGAATATTCTGCACAGCAGATGACAGAACTTGCTGATGTGCTTGAAGGTATTGAGGATTTCTCTATCGAAGGTCAGGAACCTGTCGTGATGAAATGGGTAGAGGATAAGGGCTATAAGCTGGGTGATGTGATGAACGCCTTCCGTCTGACTCTCGTAGGTGAGGGTAAGGGCCCGGGTATGTTCGATATCTCAGCCTTCCTTGGCAAGGAGGAAACTCTGCGCCGTCTTCGCAAGGCAATCGAAGTTTTGGGTTAA
- a CDS encoding 3-deoxy-D-manno-octulosonic acid transferase yields MYNIVIYFVLWGIAIASLFNEKVRKMWRGEREAFKILKQKVDPNAKYIWFHAASLGEFEQGRPLMERIRKDYPQYKILLTFYSPSGYEVRKNYEGADIICYMPVDTRLNAIRFLRLVRPVMAFFIKYEFWSNFLHILKHRNIPTYSVSSIFREDQVFFKWYGRSYAGVLKCFTRFFVQNEESKRLLEGIGITAVDVVGDTRFDRVLQIKEAAKHLPICEAFRTGVASSQSADVPHHDFKVFVAGSSWPPDENIFIPFFNEHKDWRLLIAPHVIAEEHLKLILSLIKGKKVVRYTQTTPEEAAEADVLIIDCFGLLSSMYNYGDVAYIGGGFGVGIHNTLEAAVWNMPVIFGPNNKKFQEAQGLLKSGGGFEINTYEDFSGLMSSLMNDETFLKQAGDKAGTYVAHLAGATDKVLASVKL; encoded by the coding sequence ATCTATAATATCGTAATATATTTCGTCCTTTGGGGCATAGCCATTGCAAGTCTGTTTAATGAAAAGGTGCGCAAGATGTGGCGTGGTGAGCGTGAGGCTTTCAAAATATTGAAGCAGAAGGTGGATCCTAACGCTAAGTACATTTGGTTTCATGCTGCATCGCTCGGTGAGTTTGAACAGGGACGACCTTTGATGGAACGTATCCGCAAGGACTATCCTCAGTATAAGATTCTGCTTACCTTCTATTCTCCTTCAGGTTATGAGGTGCGCAAGAACTATGAGGGAGCTGACATCATCTGTTATATGCCGGTGGATACTAGGTTGAACGCCATCCGTTTCCTTAGACTGGTACGTCCTGTGATGGCTTTCTTCATCAAGTATGAGTTCTGGTCTAATTTCCTTCATATTCTGAAGCATCGCAACATTCCTACTTATAGCGTGAGCAGTATCTTCCGCGAGGATCAGGTGTTCTTCAAATGGTACGGCAGAAGCTATGCTGGAGTGCTGAAGTGCTTTACCCGTTTCTTCGTGCAGAACGAGGAGAGTAAGCGATTGCTCGAAGGTATCGGCATCACGGCTGTGGATGTGGTAGGAGATACCCGTTTCGACCGTGTTCTCCAGATAAAGGAGGCTGCCAAGCACTTGCCGATTTGCGAGGCTTTCAGAACAGGAGTAGCTTCATCTCAGTCTGCGGATGTACCTCATCATGATTTCAAGGTATTTGTTGCCGGTAGCTCTTGGCCACCAGATGAGAATATCTTTATACCTTTCTTTAATGAGCACAAGGATTGGCGCCTGCTGATTGCTCCTCATGTCATCGCTGAAGAGCATCTGAAGTTGATTCTTTCTCTGATAAAGGGCAAGAAGGTGGTGCGCTATACGCAAACAACTCCTGAAGAAGCTGCGGAGGCTGATGTCTTGATCATCGATTGTTTCGGATTGTTGAGCAGTATGTACAACTATGGTGATGTGGCTTATATCGGTGGTGGCTTTGGTGTAGGTATTCATAATACCTTGGAGGCTGCCGTATGGAATATGCCGGTTATCTTTGGTCCGAACAACAAAAAGTTTCAGGAGGCTCAGGGCTTGCTGAAGTCGGGTGGAGGTTTTGAAATCAATACCTATGAAGATTTCTCAGGTTTGATGAGTTCTCTGATGAATGATGAGACCTTCCTGAAACAGGCTGGCGATAAGGCTGGCACCTACGTGGCTCATTTGGCTGGAGCTACTGATAAGGTCTTGGCAAGTGTAAAGTTGTAA
- a CDS encoding nitroreductase family protein, whose protein sequence is MENEVLKAIKERRSIRRFKADQITDEELKTVLEAGTWAATGHGTQEPFIIAVQNPEICAQLRKMNAEIMGVESDPYYGAPTIVIVLAPESNVNGVKDGSLILGNMMLAAHSIGLASCWINREDGMFASEEGKKLMKDWNLPEGLMGVGALALGYASSHPHTVKPRKEDYYRIIK, encoded by the coding sequence ATGGAAAATGAAGTTTTGAAAGCCATTAAGGAGAGAAGAAGCATTCGTCGCTTCAAGGCAGATCAGATTACCGACGAAGAGTTGAAGACGGTATTGGAAGCCGGCACATGGGCAGCAACAGGTCATGGAACCCAGGAGCCTTTCATCATTGCCGTTCAGAATCCTGAGATTTGCGCCCAGCTTCGCAAGATGAACGCAGAAATCATGGGTGTAGAAAGCGATCCTTACTATGGAGCGCCAACCATCGTTATCGTTCTGGCACCAGAAAGCAACGTTAACGGTGTGAAAGATGGCAGCCTTATCTTAGGCAATATGATGCTTGCTGCCCACTCTATCGGCCTTGCATCTTGCTGGATTAACCGTGAAGACGGCATGTTTGCATCAGAAGAAGGCAAGAAGTTGATGAAAGACTGGAATCTTCCAGAAGGTTTGATGGGAGTAGGAGCCTTAGCCTTGGGTTATGCTTCTTCGCATCCTCATACCGTAAAACCAAGAAAAGAGGATTACTACCGCATTATCAAATAA
- a CDS encoding MalY/PatB family protein has protein sequence MKYNFDEIIERRGTNSYKWDLVKEDGVIPMWVADMDFQTAPCIIEALQKRVAHGIFGYTLVPDSYYEAIISWFSRRHQWKIEKDWILYTSGVVPAISCCLKAICMPGEKVLVQTPVYNCFFSCITNSGCEVVENELKRVGNCTYEIDFEDFERKCADEKTTAFILCNPHNPAGRVWKKEELERMNDICLKHGVKVIADEIHCELIMPGYQYTPFAGISEACRDNCVVLNSPSKSFNIAGLQIANIICPDATLRRRINRAVNINEVCDVNPFGVIALQAAYNEGEEWLDELNQYLYENYQAVKEFFNTELPQVRVTRLEGTYLVWLDILPFELSSDEAYEKLMNDGKVFVNSGTMYGRKAGQGYLRLNIACPRKTLMQGLIRIARVLSQYMDEEDLSGCPA, from the coding sequence ATGAAATACAATTTTGATGAAATCATCGAACGTCGTGGAACCAACTCATACAAATGGGATCTGGTGAAGGAAGACGGCGTTATTCCGATGTGGGTAGCAGATATGGACTTCCAGACTGCTCCCTGCATCATCGAAGCTCTGCAGAAGCGCGTAGCTCATGGCATCTTCGGCTATACCCTCGTACCTGATTCTTATTACGAGGCTATCATCAGCTGGTTTTCCCGCCGCCACCAGTGGAAGATAGAGAAAGACTGGATTCTCTATACTTCAGGCGTTGTACCAGCCATTTCCTGCTGTCTGAAAGCCATCTGCATGCCTGGCGAAAAGGTATTGGTACAGACACCTGTCTACAACTGCTTCTTCTCCTGCATTACAAACAGCGGCTGCGAAGTAGTAGAAAACGAACTGAAACGTGTGGGCAACTGCACTTATGAGATTGATTTCGAAGACTTCGAGCGCAAATGTGCCGATGAGAAGACCACAGCCTTCATCCTCTGCAATCCTCACAATCCAGCCGGAAGAGTGTGGAAGAAAGAGGAACTTGAGCGAATGAACGACATCTGTCTCAAGCACGGGGTAAAGGTCATCGCAGATGAAATTCATTGCGAGCTCATCATGCCAGGCTATCAGTATACTCCATTTGCCGGCATCAGCGAAGCTTGCCGTGACAACTGCGTAGTATTGAATTCACCATCAAAGTCATTCAATATTGCAGGCCTTCAGATAGCCAACATAATCTGTCCGGATGCAACATTGCGCCGCCGCATCAACCGTGCCGTCAACATCAACGAGGTTTGTGACGTAAACCCATTCGGCGTTATCGCTCTCCAGGCAGCTTACAATGAGGGAGAAGAATGGTTGGATGAATTGAACCAATATCTCTACGAGAACTATCAGGCAGTAAAGGAATTCTTCAATACCGAATTGCCACAAGTTCGCGTTACCCGCCTTGAAGGCACCTACCTGGTATGGCTCGATATCCTGCCATTCGAACTGTCAAGCGACGAGGCTTATGAAAAGCTGATGAACGATGGTAAGGTATTCGTCAACAGTGGTACGATGTATGGCAGAAAGGCTGGTCAGGGCTACCTACGCCTCAACATCGCCTGTCCTCGCAAGACCCTGATGCAGGGTCTGATTCGCATTGCTCGGGTTCTCAGCCAGTATATGGATGAAGAGGATTTAAGCGGATGCCCTGCATAA
- a CDS encoding DUF3737 family protein, whose amino-acid sequence MELIKNKSFGGERPLFGAHDVRLEDITITDGESGIKCCQNIECHHSKFYGKYPWWHVDGSLITDCYFAPESRSAIWYSDNMVMKDCTIDGPKFFREMKNLDLENVNITDADETFWKVDGLKLKNVKLHDGTYPFMFSKNIYVDGLESDSKYVFQYCRNVEIHNAKITTKDSFWECENVTVYDSELNGEYLAWHSKNIKFVRCHISGEQPLCYMDHVTLEDCTFDKECDRAFEDCTNIDAQIKGSITNIKNPISGRIEANEVGSVTYTEFAKAPKGACKITDKSK is encoded by the coding sequence ATGGAATTGATAAAGAACAAATCATTCGGGGGCGAGCGCCCTCTTTTCGGTGCCCACGATGTGCGTTTAGAAGATATTACGATTACAGATGGCGAATCGGGCATCAAGTGCTGCCAAAACATAGAATGCCACCATTCCAAGTTTTATGGCAAATACCCTTGGTGGCATGTGGACGGATCCCTTATCACAGACTGCTACTTCGCCCCAGAAAGCCGTTCTGCCATCTGGTATAGTGATAATATGGTGATGAAAGACTGCACCATCGATGGGCCTAAGTTCTTCCGCGAAATGAAGAATCTGGATTTGGAGAACGTAAACATCACAGATGCTGATGAGACTTTTTGGAAGGTAGATGGCTTGAAACTGAAGAACGTAAAACTCCACGATGGAACTTATCCATTCATGTTTTCCAAGAACATCTATGTAGACGGACTTGAGAGCGACTCTAAATATGTATTCCAATACTGCCGAAATGTGGAGATTCACAACGCAAAGATTACAACTAAGGACAGTTTCTGGGAATGCGAGAATGTAACCGTCTATGATTCGGAACTGAATGGTGAGTATCTGGCCTGGCACAGCAAGAACATCAAGTTCGTACGTTGCCACATCAGCGGCGAGCAGCCTCTCTGCTACATGGACCATGTAACTCTGGAGGATTGCACCTTTGATAAGGAATGCGACCGTGCCTTCGAGGATTGCACCAACATCGATGCACAGATTAAGGGAAGTATCACCAATATCAAGAACCCTATCTCCGGAAGAATCGAGGCAAACGAAGTGGGAAGCGTAACATATACTGAGTTTGCCAAAGCGCCAAAGGGTGCATGTAAAATCACAGATAAATCGAAATAG
- a CDS encoding malate dehydrogenase → MNFLTNDKLVIVGAGGMIGSNMVQSALMLGLTPNICLYDIFEPGVHGVFDEIQQCAFPGVNVTYTVNPEEAFTGAKYIISSGGAPRKEGMTREDLLKGNCKIAAEFGDNIKKYCPEVEHVVVIFNPADVTALTALIHSGLKPNQLTSLAALDSTRLQQALALEFGVQQDKVTGAHTYGGHGEQMAVFASQVKVDGKPLAEMGLSDERWEEIKHHTVQGGSNIIKLRGRSSFQSPAYNAVKMIEAAMGGEKFTLPAGCYVNCDKCGFKNVMMAMPTTIDKTGVHFTEPTGTEEELASLQKSYEHLCKMRDEIVELGIVPPVAEWKEMNPNL, encoded by the coding sequence ATGAATTTTTTAACAAATGACAAACTCGTTATCGTCGGTGCAGGCGGTATGATCGGTTCTAACATGGTACAGAGCGCTTTGATGCTCGGTCTTACTCCAAACATCTGTCTTTATGATATCTTCGAGCCAGGTGTACATGGTGTTTTCGATGAGATTCAGCAGTGCGCATTCCCAGGTGTTAACGTAACTTATACTGTTAACCCAGAGGAGGCTTTCACTGGTGCTAAATATATTATTTCTTCTGGTGGTGCTCCTCGTAAGGAGGGTATGACTCGTGAGGATCTTCTTAAGGGTAACTGCAAGATTGCTGCAGAATTTGGTGACAACATCAAGAAGTACTGCCCAGAGGTTGAGCACGTAGTTGTTATCTTCAACCCAGCTGACGTTACAGCTCTTACAGCACTTATCCACTCAGGTTTGAAGCCAAACCAGTTGACATCACTCGCAGCTCTCGATTCTACTCGTCTGCAGCAGGCTTTGGCCCTCGAGTTCGGTGTACAGCAGGATAAGGTTACTGGCGCTCACACTTATGGTGGTCACGGCGAGCAGATGGCTGTATTTGCTTCTCAGGTTAAGGTTGACGGCAAGCCATTGGCAGAGATGGGTCTTTCTGACGAGCGTTGGGAGGAGATCAAGCACCACACAGTACAGGGTGGTTCTAACATCATCAAGCTCCGTGGCCGTTCTTCATTCCAGAGCCCAGCTTACAACGCAGTTAAGATGATCGAGGCTGCTATGGGTGGTGAGAAGTTCACTTTGCCAGCAGGTTGCTATGTAAACTGCGACAAGTGCGGTTTCAAGAACGTAATGATGGCTATGCCTACTACTATCGACAAGACTGGTGTTCACTTCACAGAGCCTACAGGTACTGAGGAAGAGCTCGCTAGCCTCCAGAAGTCTTACGAGCACCTTTGCAAGATGCGCGATGAGATCGTAGAGCTCGGCATCGTTCCTCCAGTAGCTGAGTGGAAAGAGATGAACCCTAACTTGTAA
- a CDS encoding aminopeptidase P family protein: MNEIELRLARLRELMKREHLSAFIFPSTDAHQSEYVADHWRGREWISGFNGSAGTAVVTMKSAALWTDSRYFLAAEEQLEGTEYQLMRLKMEGTPTIAEWLGKELQNVQSPEVGLDGMVNSYNYVKDLIYSLRKLGGITLRTNLDPLEQIWENRPSLPANPVEIQPLEYAGETLASKVARIRKSLRELHADGMLVSALDDIAWALNLRGTDVHCNPVFVSYLLIESDKVSLFVDDNKLSPEVKQYLQDNQVSLYNYNKVEKCLESYSEYNILLDGDETSYYLWKAVKCQEIVAAGSPIPAMKAVKNKAEIEGYRSAMLKDGVAMVKFLKWLKPAVEAGGQTEISIDEKLTSLRAEQKLFRDISFDTIAGYAQHGAIVHYEATPETDVVLKPEGLILIDSGAQYQDGTTDITRTIALGAVSEEMKHIYTLVLKAHIQLELVKFPDGASGTQLDAVGRECMWREGYNFLHGTGHGVGSYLCVHEGPHQIRMEWMPTPLRAGMTLTDEPGLYLAGKFGVRIENTVLISDYMSTEFGKFLQIEPLTLCPIDTTPIDVDMLLPEEIDWLNAYHHSVYEKLSPFLDEEEKIWLENATKPIK, translated from the coding sequence ATGAATGAAATCGAATTACGTTTAGCTAGATTGAGGGAGTTGATGAAGCGTGAACATCTTTCTGCTTTCATCTTCCCTAGTACAGATGCTCATCAGAGCGAGTATGTTGCCGACCATTGGCGAGGAAGAGAGTGGATCTCTGGTTTTAATGGGTCGGCTGGTACTGCTGTCGTTACAATGAAATCGGCTGCTTTATGGACTGATTCCCGCTACTTCCTGGCTGCGGAAGAACAGTTGGAAGGTACTGAATATCAGCTGATGAGGCTGAAAATGGAAGGTACGCCTACTATCGCAGAATGGTTGGGAAAAGAATTGCAGAATGTACAATCTCCTGAGGTTGGACTTGATGGCATGGTCAACTCTTATAATTATGTTAAAGATTTAATCTATTCTCTCCGTAAACTCGGTGGAATTACGCTTAGGACTAATTTGGACCCTTTGGAACAGATTTGGGAGAATCGTCCTTCGCTTCCTGCAAATCCTGTAGAAATTCAACCATTGGAATATGCTGGAGAGACGCTAGCCTCTAAAGTGGCCCGTATCCGTAAGTCTTTGAGAGAACTTCATGCAGATGGTATGCTCGTTTCTGCTTTGGATGATATTGCTTGGGCTTTGAATCTTCGTGGTACAGATGTTCATTGCAATCCTGTATTTGTAAGTTATTTGTTGATTGAGAGCGATAAAGTTTCTCTTTTCGTGGATGATAATAAATTATCTCCTGAAGTAAAACAGTATCTTCAAGACAATCAGGTTTCTCTCTATAATTATAATAAGGTGGAAAAATGCCTTGAATCATATTCGGAATATAATATCCTGTTAGATGGAGATGAAACGAGCTATTATCTGTGGAAAGCTGTAAAATGCCAGGAAATTGTTGCTGCAGGTTCTCCTATTCCGGCTATGAAGGCTGTGAAAAATAAAGCAGAAATAGAGGGCTACCGTAGTGCGATGCTTAAAGATGGTGTTGCTATGGTTAAGTTCTTGAAGTGGCTGAAACCTGCTGTTGAGGCTGGCGGACAAACTGAGATTTCCATTGATGAGAAATTAACATCGCTACGTGCCGAACAGAAACTGTTCAGAGATATTTCTTTTGATACGATTGCCGGCTATGCGCAGCATGGAGCAATTGTTCATTATGAGGCAACTCCTGAAACAGATGTCGTTCTGAAACCGGAAGGCTTGATCCTGATAGACTCTGGGGCTCAATACCAGGATGGTACTACAGATATTACCCGTACCATAGCCTTGGGGGCCGTATCTGAAGAGATGAAGCATATTTATACCTTGGTTCTGAAAGCGCATATTCAGTTGGAATTGGTTAAATTCCCCGATGGTGCATCAGGAACACAGTTGGATGCTGTAGGAAGAGAGTGTATGTGGCGTGAAGGATATAATTTCTTGCATGGTACAGGCCATGGAGTAGGTTCGTATCTCTGTGTGCACGAAGGCCCTCATCAAATAAGAATGGAGTGGATGCCTACACCTTTGAGAGCAGGAATGACCTTGACTGATGAGCCTGGTTTGTATCTGGCAGGTAAGTTCGGCGTAAGAATAGAAAATACGGTGCTGATTTCAGACTACATGTCTACTGAGTTCGGTAAATTCCTGCAGATAGAGCCTCTTACACTTTGCCCTATAGATACAACTCCTATAGATGTTGATATGTTGTTGCCTGAAGAGATTGACTGGCTCAATGCTTATCATCATTCAGTTTATGAAAAATTGTCTCCTTTCCTTGATGAAGAGGAGAAAATATGGCTTGAAAATGCTACAAAACCCATAAAATGA
- the rpsU gene encoding 30S ribosomal protein S21, whose translation MIIVPVKDGENIERALKKFKRKFEKTGVVKELRARQQYDKPSVLKRLKMEHAIYVQQLRANEE comes from the coding sequence ATGATTATTGTACCAGTTAAAGACGGTGAGAACATCGAGAGAGCTCTCAAGAAGTTTAAGAGAAAATTCGAAAAGACAGGTGTTGTAAAGGAGCTTCGTGCTCGTCAGCAGTATGACAAGCCTTCTGTTTTGAAGCGTCTCAAGATGGAACACGCCATCTATGTACAGCAGTTGCGTGCAAACGAGGAATAA